A window of Planctomycetaceae bacterium genomic DNA:
ACCAGACAGGGTGCCAGCAAAAACAGTTGTATGAAGAATACAAGAGCCCCGATGTTTTTGAGCAAATAACTCCCTCGGCACAAACCGAAATCGGCCTGGCTGAATCCGTATCGCAAAAGCGTATGGAATATCGTTCTGAACTCGAAAAAATGAAATCTTATTACGAGCAAAGCGGCAACCAGTTAAAAATTGACTGGGTAGATAGAGAATTGAAATTCATCAACGATGCCCCAAGATACACCTATATTATACAGGCTGAAGTCGCAGGCAGTGACCTTCGCGCAAAAGACCTAATACCTAAAGCCGACGTGATTTACAGAAAAGCAGTCACACGGTATGAAAACGCCTGCATCCTTCCGCTGCCCGGCACGCCAATACTCACAGGCAAGACCCTCATAAGCAGACGAAGAATGCAAATCGCGCTGAACTGGTTCAACGAAGTAATCACCGAGTATCCGACAAGCGATAAAATCGATGATTGTGCATGGTACGCGGCGAAAATTCACGACTTTTTCGGCGATTATTCAATAGCCGTTCTGTATTACAAACGCGCGTTCCAGTGGGACCCGGCAACGCCATATCCGGCAAGATACTGTGCAGCCAAACTGCTGGATTATAAGCTGATGGAAAAAGACCAAGCGGTTGAGCTTTACAGGGAATCGCTTGAAAGAGAAGAGGCTTATCATAATAACAACTCCGCAATCGAACAGCGAGTCAGACAACTGACCAATCCTGTCGGTGAGGGAAATGATATTCAGCTTCAATAAGTTTTAGTCATTATGGTTGACATTGACGCAGGCCTGTACAAAAATACAGGCCTGTTTTTTTAGGTATGTATGCAAACAATCGAAAAGAAAGTTGAAATATTTATCAGGCAAAAGAATCTGATGCCGGCGGACGGTAAGATTCTTTTGGCGGTCTCCGGCGGCGCGGATTCTGTCGCCCTGCTCTGCATACTTCATAAACTATTTCCCGGCAATCTGCATATCGCTCACATCAACCACCAACTTCGCGGAACAGACAGTTTAAACGATGAATATTATGTTCGGCAGCTTGCTGAAAAATATAAACTGCCTGTTACAACAAAACTTGTCGATGTAAATACATTCGCAAAAAAACAAAAACTTTCCATCGAAACCGCGGCGCGTCAGCTTAGGCTCGAAGCACTGACTAAAATCGCAGACAAACACAACTGCACCGCAATCGCAACGGCTCATCATAAAAACGACAACGTAGAAACCGTGATTCAGCGAATACTGCGGGGAACAGGTTATAAGGGGCTTGCGGGCATAAGGGCGAAAACCGTATTTAACGAAAAAACTTTTGTCAGGCCCCTGCTTTGTCTGTCGAGAGATGAAATTGAAAAATATCTTAAAACGCAAAACATCTTGTGGCAGAACGATTATACAAACACTGATACCAGATTCACACGAAACCGTATAAGGCACAAACTTCTGCCCTATTTAATGGAAGAAAGTCCCGGTATCGTCGAAACACTAAATGACCTCGCTGACAAATGTGAGCGACTGAATAGTAATATTAAAAATCTCTGCGAAGCTGCCGCGGTTGATTGTTTTATTGCGCAGAACAAAAAACAAATCACTATTGATATATTAAAATTTACAAATCTGCCAAAACCTGTGCAGGTGGAACTGATACAAAAAGCACTGACGCAGATTAAGTGCGGCCTGCAAAAATATACTTTCGAACATTATAAAAAAATAATCGATTTCATTAGTTCCGCAAAAGCAGGAAAAAATCTTGCGATTCCGGGAAAAATTAACATCACGAAAGGTTATGACAAATTTTTCATCGGAACATCAAAAATTAAGGATGATGAAGTTGGGTCTGTAACTTTAAATTTGCCGGGCAAAACAGTTTTTGAAAATTATATAATTGAGACGGAAATTCTGAAAAACACAGGTATCAAAAATATCAAAAACAGTAACAACCTTGTCGAATTTTTCAATTTTGAACAAATTACGCCGCCTTTAACCGTGCGTTGCCGCCAAAAAGGCGATAAGTTTAAACCTTTTGGCCAAAACAGCCTGAAAAAAGTCGGCAAATTTCTTACTACCGAGAAAATCGATGTCGAACAGAAAAACAAAACCTTTATCATCTGCGATAATGATTCAATTATCTGGGTTGCGCCGATTCGACGCAGTAATAAAGCGATAATAGACTCAAATGCACTTAAAACCCTCAAAATTACCATCTCATATATACATTAAACATTTTGTTAATTTTTTTGGATTTATATTGACTTTAATACCACAAATTTGGTAAGATGAGCAAGATTATATACTGCTGATTTGCTGTTTCAGTGTTGAAAAGCGGCAAATTGGTTAGGGAGGTCGAGAAAATGGATAGGACGAGAAAACTATATACAGTTGCGCTCTGCATAGCGGCAGTGCTGTTTGCGTGCGCGGGGGTAAACGCCTCGGTTTTGAATGTTTCAGATATTCAAATTTCCAATCCGGGCACATTCTATAGTTACGCATCGGGAACAGGCAGTTTAAGCCTCAATTCATCTATCACAGGTTTGCTTAAACTCACAGGCGAATCATATAATTATTCCTTCACTAATGCTTCAATAAGTATGAGTTCTACTCTTGTTCAGGATACAAGCACCGGCGGCCTGGCAAACGGTCTTTTCAGCGGCGGCCAAACAATAACAATCACAGGGACAATCAAATACACCCCTACCAATACAACTGTATATACCGGAACGATCCTTGCCGCGACAATGTGCATCGATTCAAGTTGCCAATGGATACTGACCGAAAGCACATCCGGCGCAATTAACGGCAATGTAAATTTCATTCCGTTAACAACTGTCGGCCTTGGCAGCGGAATCACTTTCGGCAGTAATGTTCTTAAAATTGGAGATTTCAGAAGCGATTTCGCGTTCAAAGGTTTGCTTACAAATCCGACTAAATTTGCCACGACACAAACATTAAGGGGCGTGGCGAGTACAATCCAGATAACAGCGATACCTGAACCGACATCCATAGCTATATTTGTATTATCTTTAGTAACATTGGGACTTAAAAAAAAGTAAGACAGTGAAAAATAGTATAAGACCGAACAGATAATTATATTTGGGAGTGAACGAAATGAAGAAGTTGATAATGTTGGGCATAGTGCTGCTATTTTCAGCACAGGTGCTTTACGCTGAAACAATCGAAGCGTTAGGCATTGATATTGCGCAGGCTATGGGCGCAAGTTCCGGCTATGATGCAGGCACAGGAACTATAACATGGTCCGGCGGCGCAGCAGGTTGGGTATTAACAGACAACGGCACATTCCATTTCTTTGACAGTGTCGTTAATATCGACATCGCAGCGGCAATCAACGGAGTTACCGATTTGAGCAGCGGCGGCATTGCAAGTGCAAGTTTCAGCGCGGCATTATGGAATATTAACCTGACCATCAGCGGCTACGCAATTCCGGTCGCAAGCATTTCCGGACATCTGTCAAGCAACTACGTTGAAACAGAAGTCGATACCGATATGCTTGAAGGACGCGCGATTGTAGTTGTTGATTCAGCGACATTTAACGATGCGTATTGGACGGCTGTTTTAGGCCAGCCAATTACGTGGAATGGCGTCGGCGACCTTGCGGGCATTATCGCAAACACAGCCCTGCCGGATGGAACAAATTATCAAAGCTACGCACAGAGCTACACATCGGATAACCTGATTGTAACACTTTATGCGGATGAAAATCAGGTTCCTGAACCGGCGACAATCGCAATTCTCGCACTTGGCGCTTTGGGAATGATTAGCAGAAGAAAATAGTAAATGCTGCAATGTGTAAAGCAGCTTTGTTTAGTATATTTTGAGAATGGGAAAACGAGAAAATGAAGAATGTAGTATTGTTGTGTGGATTATTGGGAATCTTGGCACTGCCAATGATAGCGGATGCCTGCATGGTACAGTATTCTGTTACTGTTACAGCCAGCTTTGACGGTAAGTCATTTACAGAGACCTTCAGCGGTCAGGGCAAAACTGATGCGGCCGGTTACCTGGAATGCACTCTTGTCGATAAATTGCTTACTATGGGCGATGACGGTGCAGAAATCGAAAAACTTGTGTTGAAAATGAATGCTGACCCGGAAGTCGGCGTTGAGTTCGGCGTTCGCGCAGGTTCTTCTGCGACAACATACAGCGTTTTGTCTGATGTTGTAACATTTGACACGCTGGTAAATCCGACGGCTTACGCATCAGCAGGTGTTTCGCTGACAGACAGAAACAGCAATGGCGCACAAATTACAGGATTGTTCAGCGGCGGCAAAGTTCATCAGGCAAGATATAATAGTTCGTCGGTATATGCCAATCTGGTAAACGGCTTCAGCGTTGCAAACGGCGGCTCATCAGGTGGTTACGAAGATGTCGGCACTGACGTGATCAGCGGTTCTGTTTCGAGCATCGAATCGGAATTCCGCTTCACGCTTTCAGCCAGAGATTCAGCATCGGGCACAAGCACATTTGCTGTTATTCCTGAACCGGCGACAATCGCGATTCTTGCTATCGGTGCGTTGAGTCTGATTAGAAAGAAATAAATTGTAATAGTGAGTTACGTCGGCATATATTTTATGTGCCGACTTTTTATTTTAAGATTATTTTTTTGGAATTGGAGAAGAAGAAAATGAAGAAAGCATTATTGGTCTGCGCACTTTTAGCATCTATTGTCGGAACAGCAAACGCTATGGCAATCCCAACCACCAACGCTTATGTGGCAACGGTTCTGGGTTCAAACGCCTACACAATTCAAAACGGTGGAACACAATTGTATTTCCATCCGCAGCCGGATACTCAATATACCTGGAATGAAAATAACGGTTCTGCATCAGAAACACTGGCAACGTACACTTATAACGGCGTAACATATAACCGTGATGGAATGAAAACTTTCGCATGTTCAAGTGTTGCTTACGGTAAAACATTAGGCAGCGTAAAAATCGAATTCGATTATTATACAGGCGCTGACCCAACCACCGGAATCAATATCGTTTATTATCCAACCGTCAACTTTTTTGTAACAGATGGTACAGGACATTATGCAATATGGTCCGCAACTTCCGGCGGTACTCCTTTTAGTACAGCCGCAACAGGCGAAACAGGCTGGTCTCGTTTCACCCTTGATTTGACAAGTTTATCAAACAGTACATGGGGTCAAATGAATGAATACAATGGCGGCACCACCGCCAAGCCTTATTGGGACACAATTAAAAATTGGACAATCGCAGGTTTTTATGATTATCAGCGTACACCCGAAGGCGGATTCGAAGCATGGGACAACACACTTTGGGCGGATATCACCAATGTCGGAACACTTGATACAACGCTGAATCAATATGGCATTTCTCTTAGCTGGGGCGATACAGTCGGCGGAATGTACGAAGATGGCAACGGCGAAATCGGATCAGCAGCAAACAGACCTTACGGACAGGCTGGACGTATGATTAAAGATTATACCATTTCTGTCGGCGAAACAACTTACGATGTAGTATTCGTTCCAGAACCGGCGACAATCGCTATACTTGGATTGGGTGCGTTCTGTCTGATTCGCAAAAGAAAATAAATTTCTATGCAGTGTCGCTGAAACGGCACTGAAAATTATAGATTGCCTGCACCAGAGGTTAAGCCTTTGTTGCAGGCTTTTTTGTTTACTTATTAGCAGAATAAAGCGTTACTGTGCCGAAGGTTAAAGGCTCCGCTTTTATAGCCGCAAAACCGGATTTTTTCAGTATTCGGCAAAAGTCTTCGCCATACGGAAATGCCTGTATTGTTCGGCTTAAATAACGATACGGTGTAAAATCGCCTGTGATGATTTTACCCAGCAACGGAATCCAAAAATTCAAATAAAGCAAATGCAAAAACCTTATCACGGAATTTTGCGGAAGTGAAAATTCAAGTATTCGCAGTTCGCCGCCGGGCTTCAAAACTCTGAACATTTCGTTCAGTCCGGTTCGCAAATCCTCGAAATTTCGCACGCCAAACGCGCAGGTTACCGCATCAAAATTATTATCAGGATATGGAATCGCTTCAGCTTTGGCCTGTTTGAAATCTATTCTGCCGCAGTATAATTTCTTTTTAGCGATTGTCAGCATCAGTTCCGATATATCTATCGCCGATGCCGATGAGACTTCGCAATACTTCAATAACGCTGACAAGACATCCCCTGTGCCAATCGCCACATCAAGGACTTTTAAACCCTTTTGTCCATTCAGTGATTGAGCTAATTTTCTGCGCCAGCACTTGTCTAAGCCGAAAGATGAAACACGATTGAAAATGTCGTAGCGACAGGCTATTCCGTCGAATAATTTTTCAATATTCATTTATCGCTTTAATTCGATTCTGTCCGACAGACGTTTGCCCTCGGCAGTAAAGCACACCGCTTCAAGAACGTAAGTCCCAGTCAATTCGCTGTCGAGATTCAACTCAAATTTATAACAGCGCAAATAATCCTGCCATAAAAGATTATTCTCTTTGGCATCCGTCAAATCAAAATCCGGCCAGAGTTTTATTCTGCCGCCTGCTGGGTCGGCCGAACGCTGGACTTTGGAATAAAGTTCAAACTGCCAAATGCCCTGCGCTTTTAATCGGGAATTAAACTGGTCGCTGACATCAATATACGCGGTTATCTGCCAGGGTTTGGAAAATTCCGTGAGCTGATTAAAACTGATTTTCTGTGGAACAAAAATGCTCGCCTTTTGAAATATTCCGAAATGCTTTTCCGGCGCTTTTTCAGATACCTGACAACCGGACATGGCCAGTAATGACAATGTCATTACTAAAATTCGAATATCTAATTTTGAAATCCTAAACAAATTCAAATTACCAAAATTCAAATGCTTCAAACTTCTGTCATTTTGCACATTTAAAAATTCGGGTTCTGAATTTGTTTCGTATTTCGGATTTCGTGTTTCGTGTTTTTTCATAAGTCCTCACTTAAAATATGGCCGAATCTGACTTTTTTTGTTTCAAGGTATTTTTTGTTGTGCGGGCCGGCCTTTGCCTGCAACGGAAGCTGCTCAACAACCTTGATTCCGTACACCTCAAGACGCGAAACCTTTTTGGGATTATTCGTAAGTATCCGAACCTGCCGCAATCCCAAATCTCTGATTATCTGTGCGCCGATTCCATAATCGCGTTTGTCAGCACTGAAGCCAAGCTGCAAATTCGCATCTACGGTATCAAGCCCCTGCTCCTGCAATTTATACGCGTGCAATTTGTTGGCAAGACCGATGCCTCTGCCCTCCTGACGCAAATAAATCACTGCGCCGCGGCCTTCCTTTTCAATCATCTGCATCGCGGTAATCAACTGCTCGCCGCATTCACATCTCTGCGAATGGAACAAATCGCCGGTAAGACATTCCGAATGAACACGAATAAGCACCGGCTCGTTTATCACAATCGGATTGCCCTTGTCATCCACTTTGCCGACATCACCCTTACATACCGCAAGATGCGGCTCGGCGTCGGTAATGCTCTGAAATGCGATAAGCTGAAACTCGCCGTAGTCGGTCGGCAAAAATACCGATTGAATGCGTTTTATCTGGTTCTCACGCTGGAGACGATATTCGATTAACTTGGCGATTGATGTAATTTTAAGACCGTGCTTTTTGCAGAATTCCAAAAGCTGCGGAACGCGAGCCATCGAGCCGTCCTCGTTCATAATCTCACAAATAACGCCGGCAGGTTTCAAGCCTGCAATTCTCATCAAATCGACAGAGCCTTCGGTCTGGCCTGCACGAACGAGCACGCCGCCGTCTTTTGCGCGAAGCGGAAAGATATGCCCCGGCCTCGCGAGGTCTTTTGGTTTAGCTTTATCCGCGATAGAGACAAGAATCGTGTGCGCCCTGTCGGCTGCGCTGATGCCGGTGGTGATTCCGTTCGCTGCGTCGATACTGACGGTAAACGCGGTGCCGAGCTTGGCGGTGTTTTCAACAGCCTGTGGATAAAGGCCGAGCGCATCGCATTTTTCGCCTGTCATCGGCAGACAAATCAAACCACATGCGTGCCTGACCATAAAGTTTATTATTTCAGGCGTTACCAGTTCCGCTGCGCAGACGAGGTCGCCTTCGTTTTCCCTGTCTTCGTCATCGACAAGGACTATCATTTTACCTTTTTTAAGGTCTTCAAGTACTTCCGGTATGCTACTAAACTCTACCATAGTTAAATCAACTTACTTTCAATTCATATCAAATATCAAAATTTAAAAATCAAAATGACATATAAAAATTTAAAAATATCATATTACAATGTCCAGCCGCCGTCAACTGTGATAGTTTGGCCGGTAATGTAATCATTTTCAATCAGGAATTTTACTGCCGCTGCGACTTCTTCCGCCAATCCTTCGCGACCGGCAGGAATACGAGATAGAATTCCCTTTTTCTGTTCGACAGTAACGCCTTTCTGCCAATGTACAACGCCCGGCGCAACGGCGTTGACAGTAATATTCGGAGCCAACTCCTTCGCAAGAGAAATCGTCGCGGATTCAAGTGCCGCTTTGGACGCGGTATAAACGCTATATTCTTTTGGATGCTTTTCGATTGTCGCATCGGTAATATTAATAATTTTTCCGGCTTTTTTATTTTTCTTGAGCAGTGCAGCAAATTTTTGTGTCATTACCATCGCTGAAGTGAAATTCAAATCGAAAATCTTCCGGACATAATCACCGGTGATTTTTTCGCTCGGCATTTTCTCGAAAACAGCCGCGGCGTTAATTAAAATCTCCGGCTGTGAGAATTTTTTAATCTTCGTAAAGATTTTTTCGACATCCTGTGGTTTCGTAAGGTCAGCCGCAAGGGAAAGACTCCTGGCACCGTTTTTTTTAATTGCCGATTCGAGTGCGTTTGCCGCTTTTTTATTTTTATGATAAACGCAGATGCAATTCACCCCTGCCTGCGCAAGCGATAATACTATCGTGCGAGCAAGTTTTCCGGTCGAGCCGGTGATTATTACGGTTTTGCCTTTAATATCCATAGCCTTGCATTATAGCCGTAATTTGCGATAATTTAAAGATGTTTTTCGCTTGCTGAAATTGTACGTTTTTGTATAATTCTGCCGGAAGTTCGATTATGACCCATTTAAGTGTAAATCTGAATAAAATTGCGCTGCTTCGAAATGCGCGTTCGCTGGATATTCCAAGCGTAATCAAAGCGGCAAAAACCTGCATCGCTGCCGGTGCGTACGGAATTACCGTGCATCCCCGGCCGGACGAGAGGCATATCAGATACTCCGATGTTTATGATTTAAAGCCGATCGTTGCCAGCGTTGAGTATAATATTGAAGGCAATCCGTTTACCGGCAAGTTTATGGATTTAATGCCTGACATTCATCCCACACAGGCGACGCTTGTG
This region includes:
- the tilS gene encoding tRNA lysidine(34) synthetase TilS, which codes for MQTIEKKVEIFIRQKNLMPADGKILLAVSGGADSVALLCILHKLFPGNLHIAHINHQLRGTDSLNDEYYVRQLAEKYKLPVTTKLVDVNTFAKKQKLSIETAARQLRLEALTKIADKHNCTAIATAHHKNDNVETVIQRILRGTGYKGLAGIRAKTVFNEKTFVRPLLCLSRDEIEKYLKTQNILWQNDYTNTDTRFTRNRIRHKLLPYLMEESPGIVETLNDLADKCERLNSNIKNLCEAAAVDCFIAQNKKQITIDILKFTNLPKPVQVELIQKALTQIKCGLQKYTFEHYKKIIDFISSAKAGKNLAIPGKINITKGYDKFFIGTSKIKDDEVGSVTLNLPGKTVFENYIIETEILKNTGIKNIKNSNNLVEFFNFEQITPPLTVRCRQKGDKFKPFGQNSLKKVGKFLTTEKIDVEQKNKTFIICDNDSIIWVAPIRRSNKAIIDSNALKTLKITISYIH
- a CDS encoding PEP-CTERM sorting domain-containing protein (PEP-CTERM proteins occur, often in large numbers, in the proteomes of bacteria that also encode an exosortase, a predicted intramembrane cysteine proteinase. The presence of a PEP-CTERM domain at a protein's C-terminus predicts cleavage within the sorting domain, followed by covalent anchoring to some some component of the (usually Gram-negative) cell surface. Many PEP-CTERM proteins exhibit an unusual sequence composition that includes large numbers of potential glycosylation sites. Expression of one such protein has been shown restore the ability of a bacterium to form floc, a type of biofilm.) yields the protein MDRTRKLYTVALCIAAVLFACAGVNASVLNVSDIQISNPGTFYSYASGTGSLSLNSSITGLLKLTGESYNYSFTNASISMSSTLVQDTSTGGLANGLFSGGQTITITGTIKYTPTNTTVYTGTILAATMCIDSSCQWILTESTSGAINGNVNFIPLTTVGLGSGITFGSNVLKIGDFRSDFAFKGLLTNPTKFATTQTLRGVASTIQITAIPEPTSIAIFVLSLVTLGLKKK
- a CDS encoding PEP-CTERM sorting domain-containing protein, translating into MKKLIMLGIVLLFSAQVLYAETIEALGIDIAQAMGASSGYDAGTGTITWSGGAAGWVLTDNGTFHFFDSVVNIDIAAAINGVTDLSSGGIASASFSAALWNINLTISGYAIPVASISGHLSSNYVETEVDTDMLEGRAIVVVDSATFNDAYWTAVLGQPITWNGVGDLAGIIANTALPDGTNYQSYAQSYTSDNLIVTLYADENQVPEPATIAILALGALGMISRRK
- a CDS encoding PEP-CTERM sorting domain-containing protein; the encoded protein is MKKALLVCALLASIVGTANAMAIPTTNAYVATVLGSNAYTIQNGGTQLYFHPQPDTQYTWNENNGSASETLATYTYNGVTYNRDGMKTFACSSVAYGKTLGSVKIEFDYYTGADPTTGINIVYYPTVNFFVTDGTGHYAIWSATSGGTPFSTAATGETGWSRFTLDLTSLSNSTWGQMNEYNGGTTAKPYWDTIKNWTIAGFYDYQRTPEGGFEAWDNTLWADITNVGTLDTTLNQYGISLSWGDTVGGMYEDGNGEIGSAANRPYGQAGRMIKDYTISVGETTYDVVFVPEPATIAILGLGAFCLIRKRK
- the ubiE gene encoding bifunctional demethylmenaquinone methyltransferase/2-methoxy-6-polyprenyl-1,4-benzoquinol methylase UbiE — protein: MNIEKLFDGIACRYDIFNRVSSFGLDKCWRRKLAQSLNGQKGLKVLDVAIGTGDVLSALLKYCEVSSASAIDISELMLTIAKKKLYCGRIDFKQAKAEAIPYPDNNFDAVTCAFGVRNFEDLRTGLNEMFRVLKPGGELRILEFSLPQNSVIRFLHLLYLNFWIPLLGKIITGDFTPYRYLSRTIQAFPYGEDFCRILKKSGFAAIKAEPLTFGTVTLYSANK
- a CDS encoding bifunctional 3,4-dihydroxy-2-butanone-4-phosphate synthase/GTP cyclohydrolase II; amino-acid sequence: MVEFSSIPEVLEDLKKGKMIVLVDDEDRENEGDLVCAAELVTPEIINFMVRHACGLICLPMTGEKCDALGLYPQAVENTAKLGTAFTVSIDAANGITTGISAADRAHTILVSIADKAKPKDLARPGHIFPLRAKDGGVLVRAGQTEGSVDLMRIAGLKPAGVICEIMNEDGSMARVPQLLEFCKKHGLKITSIAKLIEYRLQRENQIKRIQSVFLPTDYGEFQLIAFQSITDAEPHLAVCKGDVGKVDDKGNPIVINEPVLIRVHSECLTGDLFHSQRCECGEQLITAMQMIEKEGRGAVIYLRQEGRGIGLANKLHAYKLQEQGLDTVDANLQLGFSADKRDYGIGAQIIRDLGLRQVRILTNNPKKVSRLEVYGIKVVEQLPLQAKAGPHNKKYLETKKVRFGHILSEDL
- a CDS encoding SDR family oxidoreductase; its protein translation is MDIKGKTVIITGSTGKLARTIVLSLAQAGVNCICVYHKNKKAANALESAIKKNGARSLSLAADLTKPQDVEKIFTKIKKFSQPEILINAAAVFEKMPSEKITGDYVRKIFDLNFTSAMVMTQKFAALLKKNKKAGKIINITDATIEKHPKEYSVYTASKAALESATISLAKELAPNITVNAVAPGVVHWQKGVTVEQKKGILSRIPAGREGLAEEVAAAVKFLIENDYITGQTITVDGGWTL